From the genome of bacterium:
CAATCTTTATATCCGGGGGTGGGTCAATTCTCATTGCCAAATTTGTTCATTTTTGATCTGATTTTTTTACATGGGTGGGTCAATTTCCATTGCCAAAAGTGGGTCAATTTTGGTTTGCCATTAACAGATGCCGCTACCATAGGAGATCGCCCTATCGCTATCTCCTCAAATCTGTCTCTTTCCTTCTTTAAAATACTAATCTTCTTGCGATGAATAGATATCTCTTCAAAATTCATAACACCTATTATATATATTAGGTGTTATTTTGTCAAGAAAAAAAATAATAAAATCTAAATTTTTTATTACTTTGTTACCCTACTTCTATCTAACACTCTATCAACTCTACTTTTTATTGGTGTTATCCCTTATGTCTGAATTGAAGTCTTATATCGGAACCCCCCCTATTTAAAGACAAATTTAGCACAACTATTTGATTTTCAATAAGATATAGCGATATCTCTTGTTTCTGATTCCTATCTACAATTGAAAGGGGGATTTAATTCCTCATCCCTTATGATTATATGATAGGATATTAATAAATTTTTGTCAAGCATTTTTTAAAAAATAATAAAAAATTGGTAACTATTCACCACGAAGGGCACGGAGAGCACGAAGTGAAATTTGATGAATTATCGAATAGAGTCATTGGATGCGCGTAACTATTCACCACGAAGAACACGAAGAAAATTAGATGGTCTCTGAAATTAACCACAAAGTACACAAAGAATACACAAAGAAATAAAGGGAAAAATTTATTCTCTCAAAAATCTTTGACTCTTTTGTGAAACTCTTTGTGATCTTTGTGGTTAAAAGAATTGTAGTTATTGTCAGACACTACCGAAAATTACAAGACCTTAAATTCCATTTCGTGTCCTTCGTGCTCTTCGTGGTGAATAGTTACTACTGAATAGTTACAAAAATTGTAACCATTCAAGTGGTAATTTACAGCAGAGAGGGGTTAGGTGTGTGTTTTTCTCTGTATTTTTGTGTCTCTGCGGTGAACAGTTACCATTTATCTCATGGGTGATCCCATTCTCTTCACATATCTGCTTATCCCTACCTCATCCATAAATTCCTGCTCTTGTTTTTCTACCCCTAATTTAAACTCCTCAAATTTCCTTTCTTTCAGGTTTTCGAGTATTTGTTTTTCTTGTGAGGCACCAATTAATTTTTTAGTTACTTCTTTTATTTCTTCATTTAGCTCATTAAGTCTTTTTTTCTGGTTTTCGATATTCTCACGGAGTTTAACGATATAATTATAGCCCCATATAATTTCTTCGATTGTCAGGGTAAGATTTTTTTGCCTTTCACCAAGCAAGAAAATTTGTGTTTGCAAATCCTCTTGTAATGACCATAATAGATTTTCTTGCTGAAGATATTCTCGTTTTAAATGAGCCAATTGCGTTTTTAATTTATCTTCGTTATATTTTTTAACTTCTAAAACTCGTTCTAATCTAAAATTAAATCCTGGCATTTTATTATCCCCTGAAAATAGTAGTCAGTAGATAGTAGTCAGAATACAAAAAACTGTAAGCGTTCAGGTGGTGTAACAAAAGGAGATGTGGAGATTAAGGAGATAGGGAGATATTATTAAAAAAATTGAAATTAATAGAAACTAATAGAAATTTATGGAAATTTGTTGTTTTCCACAATCAATTTCTACCTATTTCTATAAATTTCAATCTATATTCTATTATCTTATCTCCATATCACTCTTATCTCCTTATCCCCTTTCTTACACTTTTGATATATAGCCTGAACGGTTACAAAAAACTTTTGTTTTTCCCCCTAATTTTCTACTTCTTATCCTTCTGTGCCTTCTTTGCTGGCGAATAATTCCATTAATTGTTTTACCGCAGTTTCATAATCTACCTTTTCAAATATTCCTTGTTTTAAAAAGGCATTTACCTCATCAATCATAGAGAGGGCATAATCAATTTTGGGATTACTGCCTTTAACATAGGCGCCAATATCAATGATGTCTTGGGCATCGCGGATGGTGGCAATTATTTCCTTAAGTCGTCTTGCGGATTGCTCATGTTCTGGCGGCACAATATCTATCATCACCCGGCTGACACTTTGTAAAACATCAATTGCCGGGTAATGATTTCTTGCGGCTAAATCTCTCGATAAAACCACATGTCCATCTAAAATTGCCCGGACATTAT
Proteins encoded in this window:
- the fliJ gene encoding flagellar export protein FliJ; this translates as MPGFNFRLERVLEVKKYNEDKLKTQLAHLKREYLQQENLLWSLQEDLQTQIFLLGERQKNLTLTIEEIIWGYNYIVKLRENIENQKKRLNELNEEIKEVTKKLIGASQEKQILENLKERKFEEFKLGVEKQEQEFMDEVGISRYVKRMGSPMR